The genome window TACTTATAGGCTACCCAGTCAGTATATATTCCAATCCTTTTGGGCTTAACCCGGGTTATCTAAGCTGAGTAAACCGTCTAACCCATACTTGCTTATACGCATTGATGACTACCAGTTCTACCAGTCCGATCCTTGTAGTCGATAGCGATACAGATGACACGTTCTTGATCTGTACTGCACTCAGTGCCGTCGCGCCGACCCACCCGATATTATGCTTTACGACCGCCGCCAGCGTACTAACGCATCTGAAAGATAATGCAGAGAAACCCTTCCTGATCCTGAGTGAAGTGATGTTGCCCGGTATGAACGGGCTTGAACTAAGGCAGGCTATTGAAGATGACCCGGGCTTGCGCAAACGCTCAATTCCATTTCTATTTATGTCGAACCCCGCCGTGGATACCACTGTCAATAAAGCGTATGACTTGACTATTCAGGGCTTTTTCGAGAAGCCGGATAAGCATGAAGAGCTGAAGGCAATGCTCCAGGCGATCGTTAACTACTGGTCCTACTGCATCCCGCCCCGGTCCTAACAGAAGCACAACAGAGTAGCCTTAGCATTCACTGATGGCAACCCATCAATGGGTACCGTAAAACGCCTGGGGCCATGCTGATAGTCACTTTATTGAGCTTGGGTTAAAGAATAAAATAAGGCTCTTAGGGTGTAATAATCAAGTTAGCCGGGTCCAGTACCCACTTGCCCGTATGCGTATCGTGGACAAACTCGATAAAACCCGCTGTCGTTTGTATGCTGCCTACCGGAGCATCGCCTGACTGGTCAGTGGGCGAGCTGGTGATCTGTCGTATTTCGTATCGATACCGCGCTTGGTCAGCAGTTGGTTCGGGCAACTGTTCAACTATGGCGGCTAATTCGGATAAGGATACACGACGTTGAATTGTCAGGCATAATAAAGCGTTTACAAGGATTGAACTGAGTAGTAAGCCGGGGTTATAGATTATACGAAGTCTGCGTAGGCCGTTTTTTCGTGCCCCCGTATTTTCTGTACTCGCTATCCAACATAGGGTAGAAGATAAACTCATTTTCCTCGGCAACGTATTCTGCTACGTTGGCCTCACATATTTTTGCTCAATGTTTTTTACACCACTTCGCGTTGTTCAGCTTATTGATGTAGAGGCCGTACTGGTCTTTGTTGTTCCAGAAAGTGACAACGTTACAAGTGTTTGTTGTGCATCGTTCCTTCTTAAACATCTGTGCCGTTGCCAGCCTGGTAGGCTCGTCGGCTTTTCCAGGCACTAATACGGCATAATTGATGAAATTGCCTGGCATCTTTTCGCTAAGTATCACGTAACCGTAGCGGGGCATGTAAACTGTCGTATCTGCGCTTGGCGTAGTAGGAGTAACTTCACCCACTCGATTAATGTAATACAGCGGCAACCCTATAAAGAGAATCACTAGCAGGATAGCAACTATTAATGGCGCATTACTAATTGGTTTTTTTAACGAACGGGAACGCTGAAGCGACATGATAGCGTGGGTCTCAGACACAGAGTGTCAATGTAATCAAACCTAAGCAGCCAGCAACAAAATAGCCCTGTTCGTGAGACAAGTTGGCATCGATAAAGAGCGGGACACTTCATCAAAAGAATGCTAGAGTGACTATCAAGCTGTACCGATTTGCTGAGGAGGTACGCGCCTATCTTAAGAAAGCGACGAACACGCTCAAGTAGGATCATATAGCAGGAGCATAATGCAGTAAACAGGTCGAAGCAATGGGTAGTTTTAGCGGTCGTTCGCGCCACTAATTGACGTCTTTCGTATCTTTAAGCAACCCGCGTCTCGCTCAACTGCGCAACTCGTCGTCATGGCCCAGAACACACCCCCTGCCGCCCCAACATTACCCGAATTAATTAAGCACTACCAAGCACTCACCACCGGTGTTATCAACTTCGAGTTGTATAATCAAATGGTGCATACTCACCATTCTACCGCCATCGAAGGTAGTACACTGACCCTGTTAGAGACGCAGACCCTGTTGGAAAAAGGACTTACCGCGGGGGGAAACCCCTGGAGCACCATCTGATGGTTGTTGACCATCAGACCGCTCAACAGCAGGTCCTCGACTGGGCCACCCAACACGAGCCCCTAAACCGGGCCCGCCTACAGGCTATTGCCGCAGCAGTTATGCGTCAGACGGGCGGTCCGACAAACACCCTGTTATGCACGTTTGACTCCAGTCTGGGCGAATTTCGTACGGTCAGTGCCATGGCTGGCAGTCGTATGTTTATGGATGCCAGGAAGGTGCCGGCCGCCGTTGATACGCTGCTTAAAGAAATGAATACGTTATTGCCCGCGGCTAAAACCGTCCGGCAAGTCTATGATCTTTCCTTTAAAGTGCATTTTCAGTTGCTCAGCATACATCCCTTCGGCGACGGCAATGGACGTACTTCCCGGCTGCTAATGAACTATGTTCAGCAATATCATGGTCTGCCCTTGAGTTTAGTCTATGCCCACGATCGGACGGCTTATATTGCCGCCCTAGAAGAGTCGCGTCGGCAGGAGGACACCAAGCCGATAGCCGATTTTATGTATGGTCAGCTCACCCAATTTTTACTTCAGGAAACCGCTCGATTAAGCACCCCCCAATCGCCTAAGACAAGCAATCCACTGAAAAGTAAGGGGGGACTAACATTGCTTTTTTGACAGGTGACCGGCCCCTACTAGTTTGTGGATAAGCCATTAGTTTAAGCCAATTTATCGCACATGCATTTGCTTCGTGAATAGAGGGCTTCTCAAAAAACGCTTGATATTTTTTACTTCAAGGATCAGCAGCATCCGAAGAAGCCGCTCATCGCTATTGATTCGGCCAATTCGCTAACTCTCAAAACGGTTGAGCCATTTAATACCGAGTCCATACCGTTCCGCGTTGTAAACGCATGATAGCGCTGCTTTTATCGACTATCTACTGAACAACTAACCCACTGATCTCCCTCGTTTTAGACGTCAGCTTCTGTTCGATAATGAGGTAAGGTGCATAGGCAACGGGTATACCGCCACCCATCTATACTCACCCTGCCAACCATGAGAAACCACACCTCTCGACGGGAGAAAACTATGTTTGGTGTTTTCCTATTCCTGTTTCTCTCTCCTGACGCCTATGCGCAAGCCGACTCGCTGCTAAGCAGCCATCGGGTACTTCCAAGAACCCCCGCCCTAAAGCTGGATATTCCGTATCTGGATTATCCCTACCAACTCGATGCCCGCAAAACGACGGGGAATTTCTTCAACGCGTATGCCAATCCCAGCATGCAGCAATCACTGGCGTTGACCACTGACCTGTATGCCTCCGCCCACTTTGGCCTACAACGGGCCGTTGAACCGATTGGCAACAAAGCCGTCCGGACTCTTACGCGGGTAGCCGCCGTCTTGGCCACCGATGTTATCCTCTCCTATGCCCCCGGAGGCGATGGCTGGCTGCATGAAGAATACCACCGATCCCTACTAACCCGCCATCACACCCCGAGTAGGAACGATATGAACACGTTTCCTATTGGGGCTGAGACGGTCAGCGTGAGCCGGGTTACCGACGAGAACCTGGTCCGCTTCAAAGCCCAAAGCCCGGCTGATTTTATCCGATTACCCGTTGCGGGCATCGAAGGGCAATACCTGTTGGTGGAACGGTTACAGCGCCATAATTTTTTTTATAAACAAAATCAGCCGCACGAGATCCAGTATTGGTTATCCGTGCTCAATTCAATCCTGTATGTGAAGACCAGCTCCGACCCCAAACAAGTCGACCCACTGACGGATGAATTGAATGCCCACGAGCCGGACGTACGAACCCGTGACTTTACCGGCCTTGACTTCATGGCCTGGGCTTATGACCTTTTTCGACCGACCGAGTCCTATGCCGATCGGGGTACCCATCCTCTGGGGAATGGCATCAACCGCTACCGTAAAACGACTGATTTGACGGCTGCGGAGTTGCAGTACCTGAGAAAACAGGGAAATCTGCAATGGCTCAATGTACTTTCGCCCATGATGGTTGGCATCAGGCGCATCAATCTTAGCCCGAGTCTATCGGGGAATATAGCCCTGCAACACTGGTTAACTTCATTCGGCAACGACATTGCCCTCAAACTTTTTTTCCGTAAAGAGAGCCTGATAAAAGACCTCAATGCAGTTCTCACGGTGCATACTTACCATAATTTCAGTCATTATTTTCCAGCGGTGGAAGCTGAAGTAGTCGATTATGCGCTGGGGTCAACCAACCGAAGGTGGCTCGTTTCGCCCAGAGTCTTGCTAGGCTTGCAACCCTCTGACCAGCAATTCACTACGGCCAAATCCGAATTTGTGGGGTTACTAGGCGGTCGGCTCGATTTGAGGCTACATAAGAATTTGTTTCCCTATGTTGACTTTGCCCTAAAAAGTGATGGCTGGGTCGGGGGCAACGAATTTCTGGTCAGTAATTTCAGCTGCCGAGTGGGTCTCTCTTGTCGTTTTTTTGACTAAGCCAGGGTCGCTGCGGGACCGTGCTGAGCCTTGGGCTGAAATGGCCATGCCAAGCGATAGGCCTTCGCGTCTGACTGGCCGTCATTTGCACTAAGCGGTGTAAATAGAGCATTTCACAAAACGCTCTCATTTCGTTTATTGAATGAATGACTGAATAAACGCTAAGCTGGTGGTCCAGGTAAGCTCTCTATACCGTTCGTTGGCCAGCTGAGTATGGTGGGTGGTGAACATCGAATACAGGTACTGCCCCTGTTGCCATTTGGCATATAACTCCTGTTCGCCGGCGGGGTAATCGGCTCGTTGTCTTTTTATATGCTGGGCAAAATCGTCCAGACTCGCTAGCTGATGAAGCCTGAACGTCTGACCCGTTGCCTGTTTCACATCTTGCCACAGCCCCGTTGGGCTGATCTGAAAAGAGGCAATCTGTAGGTTCCGAGGGGTCTCATCGTCCAGCGCCACTTCAGCAGTGAAAGCCGCCGTGTCGTCCATCGTGGTGAAATCCAGTGGCCAGTTTGCCTTCTCGCCCCAATAACCGATGCTCTTTTCTTTCAGGTTTAAAACCGGCGTATTATACTGAAGTATATCGGCAAAAGCCCCGTTGAAAACCGAAGTGGCTTGTATGGACGTCTGGTCGATGTAGTCTCGAAAGGCTCTTCGTAAATCAAAATTTCGGTTTTCGCCCGGCATCAGATCCATATAATCCGTGCAAAAGTCAGAGGGAATGAAGCGAGGTACGCCAGCCTGGAGAGCCCCATTCAGAATTCGCTTTTGTAAATCAACAATCACATCACCCAAACCCGCCAACGCCGACACCACGCAGCCAGCGCCCTTACTTGCCTTAACCAGGGCATCGACGTTGTCCATATCTACTTCCTCAACAGTGGCTCCCAGTTGCGCGAGTGTTCGTAGTTTTTCGGGGTCGGTGGCCGTTCGCACCACAGCCCGTACGGACGCCCCTCTTTTTACCAGTTCGCGCACGATCCGGGTTCCTAAATGGCCGGTTGCCCCGAACATGACAATAGTGTTTTTCATCGCTCTTTTCGTTTTACGGATGCATGGATTAATCAGGCCAGAAAACTTAACACGGCATCAAGCACCTGCTCAGGTTGCTCTTCGAACAGGTAATGACCACTGTCTAAAATCCCGACTAGTCGCAGGTCTTTAGCCACGTATGGTAACCCCATTTTCATGTAGCTATAACTTACATAGCTGCCAATGCCTAATACCGGCATGGCGAGTGGGGGATACGTTTTAGCATCGTCTATATCTTGTTGAAAGGTTTGATACCACGCATTCGCTGCCCGAATGCTCTCGGCGTCATTGTACGAACCGGCATACACCGCTCTTTCCAGGGAAGACATCTTGCTATCGTCAAGCATGACATATTGAAAAAGCCAGTCCAGCAAGTACTGGAAACGCCCCGCCAAGAGCT of Spirosoma rhododendri contains these proteins:
- a CDS encoding response regulator, with the translated sequence MTTSSTSPILVVDSDTDDTFLICTALSAVAPTHPILCFTTAASVLTHLKDNAEKPFLILSEVMLPGMNGLELRQAIEDDPGLRKRSIPFLFMSNPAVDTTVNKAYDLTIQGFFEKPDKHEELKAMLQAIVNYWSYCIPPRS
- a CDS encoding NmrA family NAD(P)-binding protein, with amino-acid sequence MKNTIVMFGATGHLGTRIVRELVKRGASVRAVVRTATDPEKLRTLAQLGATVEEVDMDNVDALVKASKGAGCVVSALAGLGDVIVDLQKRILNGALQAGVPRFIPSDFCTDYMDLMPGENRNFDLRRAFRDYIDQTSIQATSVFNGAFADILQYNTPVLNLKEKSIGYWGEKANWPLDFTTMDDTAAFTAEVALDDETPRNLQIASFQISPTGLWQDVKQATGQTFRLHQLASLDDFAQHIKRQRADYPAGEQELYAKWQQGQYLYSMFTTHHTQLANERYRELTWTTSLAFIQSFIQ
- a CDS encoding Fic family protein, whose protein sequence is MVVDHQTAQQQVLDWATQHEPLNRARLQAIAAAVMRQTGGPTNTLLCTFDSSLGEFRTVSAMAGSRMFMDARKVPAAVDTLLKEMNTLLPAAKTVRQVYDLSFKVHFQLLSIHPFGDGNGRTSRLLMNYVQQYHGLPLSLVYAHDRTAYIAALEESRRQEDTKPIADFMYGQLTQFLLQETARLSTPQSPKTSNPLKSKGGLTLLF